The Bacillota bacterium genome includes a region encoding these proteins:
- a CDS encoding DNA lyase: MRIWSLHPQYLDAKGLVALWREALLAQAVLKGATQGYKNHPQLHRFLQHHHPVGAIDYYLQHVWREAHKRGYNFDPSKLYWGTEKVTITLTLGQLNYEWSHLREKLRLRDPSRLQSLQDVVLPCHHPIFVLAQGGVADWEKVT; encoded by the coding sequence ATGAGAATTTGGAGCCTGCACCCGCAATATTTGGATGCGAAAGGACTTGTGGCCCTGTGGCGCGAAGCTTTGTTAGCGCAAGCCGTACTGAAAGGCGCGACGCAGGGTTATAAAAACCACCCCCAGCTGCATCGCTTTTTGCAGCACCATCATCCTGTGGGGGCTATTGATTACTACTTGCAGCATGTCTGGCGAGAAGCGCACAAGCGTGGTTATAATTTCGACCCCAGTAAGCTGTACTGGGGGACGGAGAAGGTAACAATTACTTTAACTCTCGGGCAATTAAATTACGAATGGAGCCATTTGCGTGAGAAGCTCCGCTTGCGTGATCCCAGCAGATTGCAATCGCTACAAGACGTAGTGCTGCCCTGCCATCATCCCATATTCGTCCTCGCGCAGGGAGGGGTTGCTGATTGGGAAAAGGTTACCTGA
- a CDS encoding cobalamin-dependent protein (Presence of a B(12) (cobalamin)-binding domain implies dependence on cobalamin itself, in one of its several forms, or in some unusual lineages, dependence on a cobalamin-like analog.), whose amino-acid sequence MNTGEIARAYATALANLDKEECTAVALAAVQSGELDIVTFYEDVILPAMAGLSDVEVDARHQIWREHVMSAIVRSTIELSYLTVLQEQERQGPPKRGFAVVYVPEGEQHDLGARIVADYCTLAGFNALFLGANTPSEELIHLVDHLPLSLVVISVTNVYNLRGAYAAVSLVKQKHPQMPIVLGGMAFLKNAEQFAAFADVQIVADGRTLMATLGGIN is encoded by the coding sequence ATGAACACCGGTGAAATTGCGCGCGCATACGCTACTGCTTTAGCCAACTTAGACAAAGAAGAATGCACTGCCGTCGCGCTAGCCGCAGTGCAAAGCGGAGAGCTAGATATCGTTACTTTTTATGAGGACGTTATCTTGCCGGCCATGGCCGGACTGAGCGACGTGGAAGTCGATGCTAGGCACCAAATTTGGCGCGAGCATGTTATGTCAGCGATAGTCCGCTCGACCATAGAGCTAAGCTATCTTACCGTGCTGCAGGAGCAAGAGCGGCAGGGCCCACCGAAGCGAGGGTTCGCCGTAGTCTATGTCCCAGAGGGCGAACAGCATGATCTCGGTGCTCGTATCGTCGCTGATTACTGCACCCTAGCCGGCTTTAACGCGCTCTTTCTCGGCGCAAACACCCCGAGCGAAGAACTGATCCACCTCGTCGACCACCTGCCCTTATCACTAGTCGTGATCAGCGTCACTAATGTTTACAACCTGCGCGGCGCCTATGCCGCGGTCTCCCTTGTTAAGCAGAAGCACCCCCAGATGCCCATTGTTTTGGGAGGAATGGCCTTCCTCAAAAATGCGGAGCAGTTCGCGGCTTTTGCTGACGTGCAGATCGTGGCCGACGGTCGCACACTTATGGCCACCTTAGGAGGAATAAACTAA
- a CDS encoding ABC transporter permease — protein MRLAFAIAYRFLASSKGQTILIAAGIAVGVSVQIFIGLLIQGLQGGLIDRTVGNSPHITITAAAVGELLSVPTDLATSLTDHEQLQFIGQVADGPAFAISGTSSEPVLLRGAGGDTVSIYSLRERLIAGSMHQNDGELTMGAGLADSLGLASGDFVEIVTQRGARQRFRITGVFDLQVAALNNAWAFTTLASSQALFDYGDKLTALEIQVFDVFAAEDIATELSARTNGAYTFISWQAANEALLSGLRGQSISSLMIQIFVLVSVVLGIASVLAITVLQKSKQIGILKAMGISDRVAREIFLYQGLLLGTLGATLGVALGAGLLFAFTYFTQNPDGTQLIAISFDVMFIVFSAGAAIVSSVLASLIPARQSARLTPMEVIRNG, from the coding sequence ATGCGCCTGGCATTCGCAATCGCCTATAGATTTTTGGCTAGTAGCAAGGGCCAGACTATACTTATTGCCGCGGGTATCGCTGTCGGGGTTTCTGTACAAATCTTTATTGGACTCCTGATCCAAGGCCTCCAAGGGGGCCTTATTGACCGCACGGTAGGTAACTCGCCCCATATTACCATCACCGCCGCCGCGGTCGGCGAGCTCTTGAGCGTACCCACCGACTTGGCCACTTCTTTGACTGACCATGAACAGCTGCAATTCATAGGCCAGGTAGCCGATGGCCCCGCCTTTGCGATTAGCGGCACAAGTAGCGAACCGGTCTTGCTGAGGGGCGCGGGGGGAGATACCGTTAGCATCTACAGCTTGCGCGAGCGCCTCATCGCAGGCAGTATGCACCAAAATGACGGCGAGCTAACAATGGGAGCTGGTTTGGCCGATTCGCTCGGGCTAGCGAGTGGTGATTTCGTCGAAATCGTCACGCAAAGAGGTGCACGCCAAAGGTTTCGCATCACCGGTGTCTTCGACTTACAAGTCGCAGCCTTAAACAATGCCTGGGCTTTCACCACCTTGGCCTCCAGCCAAGCACTCTTCGATTATGGCGACAAGCTTACAGCCTTAGAAATTCAAGTATTCGATGTCTTTGCGGCCGAGGACATTGCCACAGAACTTAGTGCGCGCACAAACGGCGCCTATACCTTCATCAGTTGGCAAGCAGCTAACGAGGCACTACTGAGCGGCTTGCGCGGTCAAAGCATCTCTAGCCTGATGATCCAAATTTTTGTGCTGGTCTCAGTTGTGCTAGGCATCGCCTCCGTTCTCGCGATAACGGTCCTGCAAAAATCTAAACAGATCGGCATTCTAAAAGCCATGGGCATAAGTGATCGGGTAGCCCGCGAGATCTTTCTCTATCAAGGGCTACTACTAGGAACGCTGGGGGCGACCTTAGGGGTAGCGCTTGGCGCTGGCCTGCTCTTTGCTTTTACTTATTTCACGCAAAATCCCGACGGGACACAGCTGATTGCTATTTCCTTTGACGTGATGTTTATCGTTTTTTCAGCGGGTGCAGCCATTGTCTCCTCCGTGCTCGCCTCGTTAATCCCGGCGCGTCAATCTGCACGTCTGACCCCCATGGAGGTGATCCGCAATGGCTAA
- a CDS encoding DUF1295 domain-containing protein, whose protein sequence is MNAVHIVLLTWLLFSLLYVLAVAIKNASIVDIAWGLSFMIIAVSQQLSHGHLSGTVLTVMVLVWGARLSWHIGRRNIGKPEDFRYANWRREWGQSYLLRSYLQIFMLQGFMMLTISLAHLTGMTSSAEPFSLLAIIGLCVYAAGISLEAEADASLKKHLANPQNRGKLLRSGVWQYSRHPNYFGEALLWWGIYLVALAYGAPWWTIISPLTIMVLVRYVSGVPMLEKGMEKYADFADYCATTSIFIPWFPNRR, encoded by the coding sequence GTGAACGCTGTGCACATTGTCCTTTTAACATGGCTGCTTTTTTCGCTACTGTATGTCCTAGCCGTGGCCATTAAGAACGCTTCCATCGTGGACATCGCCTGGGGGCTGTCTTTTATGATCATCGCGGTCAGTCAACAATTGAGCCACGGACACCTTAGCGGCACCGTACTCACAGTGATGGTGCTTGTCTGGGGGGCACGGCTATCCTGGCATATAGGCCGACGCAACATCGGGAAGCCGGAAGATTTTAGATACGCAAACTGGCGACGCGAATGGGGACAGAGCTACTTGCTGCGCAGCTACCTGCAAATCTTTATGCTCCAAGGTTTTATGATGCTCACCATATCTCTTGCCCATCTTACAGGCATGACGAGCTCCGCAGAGCCCTTCTCCCTGCTAGCTATTATAGGCCTCTGCGTGTACGCAGCCGGAATAAGCCTTGAGGCGGAAGCCGATGCCTCGCTAAAAAAGCACCTGGCTAACCCACAAAATAGGGGCAAGCTGCTCCGTAGCGGAGTATGGCAGTACTCCCGCCATCCTAACTACTTTGGTGAAGCCTTGCTTTGGTGGGGCATCTACCTGGTGGCATTAGCCTATGGCGCGCCGTGGTGGACAATTATATCCCCACTGACCATCATGGTGCTAGTCCGATATGTGTCTGGCGTCCCCATGCTGGAGAAGGGCATGGAAAAATACGCTGACTTTGCTGATTACTGCGCGACTACGAGTATTTTTATCCCTTGGTTCCCAAACAGGAGGTGA
- a CDS encoding DegV family EDD domain-containing protein: MFDGHKIYDLVITGATNLIRHEIILNRINVFPVADGDTGTNLALTMRGIVVSAQRSDSAHKTITSIAKAALESSLGNSGLIFANYFNGLAAGIGELECVAYEKFTAALQRAARYARESVAAPQEGTILTVMQDWANSLERQGEGEVTPALTASLESLKSAVEKTRFTLAILRKHGVPDAGAKGFYFFVEGIVDFLRHGHESQLTSRAIDLVEIPEIHPVTDIGPYRFCSQFLLRTTHDKPYFENLLQGLGDSVVVVAREQQAQIHVHTDNPAAIMALMVNAGEVVSHKIDDMQLQANLKFKHRGRLAIVTDSIADLPEEVVRREDVVVLPLNLTVDGTAYLDKVTMRPEIFYPLLDTLRMNPTSAQASAAAIMRLLADVLQSTDEVIGIFVSSRMSGIFDRVRKVVAEMDTTGKRIAIIDSKLNSAAEGLLVAKTIDWRAQGLTFDQIVSNINKAIDRARIFVSVKTLKYMLRGGRVPKIQSFFLSKLNLKPVISIDATGKGMIYKKSFSTRSAQSSILRQVASDMKNGGIDSYALVYADDPAGLDDFAQQCEKIIGKLPRYTAPISPIVGLNAGRGAIAIAYLRGGA, translated from the coding sequence ATGTTTGACGGGCACAAAATTTATGACCTAGTCATCACAGGCGCAACAAACCTTATCCGCCATGAAATTATCCTTAATAGAATCAATGTTTTTCCTGTCGCGGATGGTGATACCGGTACGAACCTCGCCCTAACGATGAGAGGCATTGTTGTTTCAGCACAAAGAAGTGATAGCGCACACAAGACGATTACCTCGATAGCAAAAGCGGCTCTAGAGAGCTCGCTCGGCAATTCAGGGCTTATCTTCGCCAACTACTTTAACGGTTTAGCCGCAGGAATAGGCGAGCTGGAGTGTGTAGCCTACGAAAAATTTACGGCGGCCCTGCAACGCGCGGCCCGCTACGCGCGCGAGTCAGTAGCGGCACCGCAAGAGGGCACCATTTTAACCGTCATGCAAGACTGGGCCAACTCCCTTGAACGCCAGGGCGAAGGGGAAGTGACCCCCGCCTTGACCGCCTCGCTGGAAAGCCTAAAATCTGCCGTAGAGAAGACTAGATTCACGCTCGCAATTCTGCGCAAACATGGCGTTCCGGACGCCGGAGCGAAGGGCTTTTACTTCTTCGTTGAGGGTATCGTAGATTTTTTGCGCCACGGGCACGAGTCGCAACTCACCTCTCGCGCCATTGACTTGGTTGAAATCCCCGAGATACACCCCGTCACTGACATCGGACCGTACCGCTTTTGCTCGCAGTTTCTCTTGCGTACGACCCACGACAAGCCCTATTTTGAAAACTTGTTGCAGGGACTTGGCGATTCGGTAGTGGTGGTCGCACGAGAGCAACAGGCGCAAATCCATGTTCACACCGACAATCCCGCCGCCATAATGGCCTTGATGGTAAACGCTGGCGAGGTAGTTTCACATAAAATTGACGACATGCAGCTGCAAGCCAATCTCAAATTTAAACATAGAGGCCGACTAGCCATCGTGACAGACTCTATCGCCGACTTGCCTGAAGAGGTGGTACGCCGCGAAGATGTTGTTGTCCTGCCGCTAAATTTAACTGTGGACGGCACAGCGTACCTCGATAAAGTCACCATGCGCCCTGAAATTTTCTACCCCCTGCTCGACACCCTGCGCATGAACCCAACCTCAGCACAAGCTAGCGCGGCGGCGATTATGCGACTCTTGGCCGATGTGCTACAAAGCACCGATGAAGTCATTGGCATCTTTGTCTCGTCTCGCATGAGCGGCATTTTCGACCGCGTGCGCAAGGTAGTGGCCGAAATGGACACTACGGGCAAGCGGATCGCCATAATTGACTCCAAACTAAACTCAGCTGCAGAGGGGCTGTTGGTGGCAAAGACCATTGACTGGCGGGCGCAAGGCCTTACCTTTGACCAGATAGTGTCTAACATAAATAAGGCCATCGATCGAGCCCGCATTTTTGTCAGTGTTAAAACTCTGAAGTATATGTTGCGCGGTGGGCGTGTGCCGAAAATCCAAAGCTTCTTCCTCTCCAAGTTAAATCTTAAGCCCGTTATCTCGATCGACGCGACGGGAAAAGGCATGATTTACAAGAAGTCGTTCTCCACGCGCAGTGCCCAATCGAGCATCCTGCGGCAAGTGGCCAGTGACATGAAAAACGGCGGCATTGACTCCTATGCCTTGGTCTATGCTGACGACCCTGCCGGCCTCGACGATTTCGCCCAACAGTGCGAAAAAATTATTGGCAAACTGCCGCGCTACACTGCGCCCATATCCCCTATTGTCGGACTAAATGCGGGCCGTGGCGCTATCGCCATTGCTTACTTGAGAGGTGGAGCGTGA
- a CDS encoding ABC transporter ATP-binding protein: MANALLLERITKSYGTKIKTQVLHGVDLAIESGTINSIIGQSGSGKSTLLNIIGTLDRPTSGSITIDGRATTTMSTNQLAQLRNEILGFVFQFHYLLPEFTALENILMPARIMHKVVTPAMVARASELADLVGLEKVKNNLSTNMSGGQQQRTAIARALMNNPKILLADEPTGNLDSDSAEKTYQLLRSINKQFGTTIVIITHDQNVAQKADRIIEVRDGRIVLDVQK; this comes from the coding sequence ATGGCTAATGCCCTGCTCCTCGAACGCATCACCAAGTCCTATGGTACCAAGATCAAAACTCAAGTTTTGCATGGGGTCGACTTAGCCATCGAGAGCGGCACCATTAACAGCATCATTGGGCAGTCCGGTAGCGGCAAGAGTACCCTGCTCAACATCATCGGCACCTTAGACCGGCCCACCTCAGGGAGCATCACCATCGATGGCCGCGCTACAACAACCATGAGCACCAATCAATTAGCGCAGCTGCGCAATGAAATTCTCGGTTTTGTTTTTCAATTTCACTACCTGCTCCCTGAATTTACGGCGCTCGAAAACATACTCATGCCGGCACGTATCATGCACAAGGTCGTAACCCCGGCGATGGTAGCGCGAGCCTCTGAGCTTGCGGACCTTGTCGGCCTAGAAAAAGTAAAGAACAACCTCTCGACCAATATGTCTGGGGGACAACAACAGCGCACGGCCATTGCGCGCGCGCTGATGAACAACCCTAAAATTTTACTGGCAGATGAGCCTACCGGCAACCTAGACTCAGACTCTGCCGAGAAGACTTACCAGCTACTGCGCTCCATCAACAAGCAATTCGGCACAACTATAGTCATCATCACGCACGATCAAAACGTGGCACAGAAAGCTGACCGTATCATCGAAGTGCGCGACGGCAGAATCGTTCTCGACGTGCAGAAATAG
- a CDS encoding DUF2177 family protein, protein MTTILLRLLVVIVVFLAIDLVWLGIIARDLYARYIGHLMAAQVNWVAALTFYALFVVGLYVFVIDPALAKQSLQHAFFYGALFGLITYATYDLTNLATLRDWPVMLTIIDLIWGTLLSAAVSAVSYLIISRFLVSAV, encoded by the coding sequence ATGACAACTATTCTTTTACGTCTGCTGGTGGTTATAGTTGTGTTTCTGGCTATCGATCTCGTCTGGCTCGGCATTATCGCGCGCGACCTTTACGCCAGATACATCGGGCATTTAATGGCTGCGCAAGTTAACTGGGTGGCTGCGCTTACTTTCTATGCCCTCTTTGTTGTCGGCTTGTACGTTTTCGTGATCGATCCCGCGCTCGCCAAGCAATCCCTGCAACACGCTTTTTTTTACGGCGCCCTTTTCGGCCTTATCACCTACGCCACTTACGATCTCACCAATCTCGCCACCCTGCGCGATTGGCCTGTTATGCTCACCATTATCGACTTGATTTGGGGAACACTATTGTCAGCCGCGGTAAGCGCTGTGAGCTACTTAATAATTAGCAGATTCTTGGTGTCTGCAGTATGA